From the Desulfovibrio sp. TomC genome, one window contains:
- a CDS encoding (Fe-S)-binding protein → MEPLELAVASSELRDRLQALDVRSCLGCGACASGCPIPGTPGMEGFDPRVAVRLIAMGREAEVAASAFPWVCTSCGRCSHVCPMGIDLTAVFSLLRGLVPRSKVPGTLEKGVSSVLETGNTLAIPLEDFLDTLSDIGGELAEEECPGFYVPVDQPGADLLVFLNSKEVFGDFDDLKWWWRIFYNAREHWTVPSRNWEAEDWGLFTGNPDVSLVLARRKLDLMRSLGAARLLIPDCGGGSYGCRMGLKTCALEDPSHQVDSQYFYDYLLGLIDSGRIRLDPTRNAGRTFVWHDACKHGRELERHFGKGYYDEPRAILAHCVGAQNVVAMTPDRANNYCCGAGGGNWPMPFEKESAAHGRFKVAQLEACRADVVVVGCANCRDQLQKRLPRFFPGRCNYEVKYLWQLVAETMIATPWTPAEVEAATERSRLQHQHFEAELDGGF, encoded by the coding sequence ATGGAGCCTTTGGAACTCGCCGTCGCCTCGTCGGAACTCAGAGACCGGCTCCAGGCCCTCGACGTCCGGTCGTGCCTTGGCTGCGGGGCCTGCGCCAGCGGCTGTCCCATTCCCGGCACACCGGGCATGGAGGGGTTTGATCCCCGGGTGGCGGTGCGCCTTATCGCCATGGGCCGCGAGGCGGAAGTGGCGGCCTCGGCCTTTCCCTGGGTCTGTACCAGCTGCGGCCGGTGTTCCCATGTCTGTCCCATGGGTATTGATCTGACAGCTGTCTTCAGCCTGCTGCGCGGTCTGGTCCCCCGTTCCAAAGTCCCGGGAACGCTCGAAAAGGGTGTTTCATCGGTATTGGAAACCGGCAACACCCTGGCTATCCCTCTGGAAGACTTTCTCGACACCTTAAGCGACATTGGCGGTGAATTGGCCGAGGAGGAGTGTCCTGGCTTTTATGTGCCCGTGGACCAGCCCGGAGCCGATCTCCTCGTGTTTCTCAATTCCAAGGAAGTCTTCGGCGATTTCGACGATCTCAAATGGTGGTGGCGCATCTTCTATAATGCCCGGGAACACTGGACCGTGCCGTCGCGCAACTGGGAAGCCGAGGACTGGGGGCTTTTCACCGGCAATCCCGATGTCTCCCTGGTGCTGGCCCGGCGCAAGCTTGATCTCATGCGCAGTCTCGGGGCAGCCCGGCTGCTCATCCCCGACTGCGGCGGCGGATCCTACGGCTGTCGCATGGGGCTTAAAACCTGCGCCCTGGAAGATCCGTCGCATCAGGTCGATTCCCAGTATTTCTACGACTATCTGCTGGGCCTGATCGATTCGGGCCGCATCCGTCTCGATCCTACCCGCAATGCCGGACGCACCTTCGTCTGGCATGACGCCTGCAAACACGGTCGCGAACTGGAACGCCACTTCGGCAAGGGCTATTACGATGAGCCACGCGCCATCCTGGCCCATTGTGTCGGCGCACAAAATGTTGTGGCCATGACTCCCGATCGGGCCAACAACTACTGCTGCGGCGCCGGCGGCGGCAACTGGCCCATGCCTTTTGAAAAGGAATCGGCCGCCCATGGCCGGTTCAAAGTAGCCCAGCTCGAAGCCTGCCGGGCCGATGTGGTGGTGGTCGGCTGCGCCAACTGCCGTGACCAGCTGCAAAAACGCCTGCCCCGGTTTTTCCCTGGTCGCTGCAACTACGAAGTCAAATACCTCTGGCAGCTTGTGGCGGAGACCATGATTGCGACGCCCTGGACGCCAGCCGAGGTCGAAGCGGCCACAGAACGCAGCCGGCTGCAACACCAGCATTTTGAAGCTGAACTGGACGGAGGCTTTTGA